From Carya illinoinensis cultivar Pawnee chromosome 5, C.illinoinensisPawnee_v1, whole genome shotgun sequence, one genomic window encodes:
- the LOC122311765 gene encoding pentatricopeptide repeat-containing protein At5g13770, chloroplastic has product MTISTCSDWSVACINSCRDSHRFNLIPTCKSLPFFSVTRPRFLNFDVYSSGCSSPTLEEPSNSLPIIELNLEFPDSERCQKPDCGNLNDILRGLFADPQTQELAYEYYEKVKQRPEFRPERSTLKHVIRYLLSSSKWGLILQVCEDFRNYQVFPDSTTCSKLIRNCIRARKFKIVETLLQDSKANGEVSVSAFVSAMSGYNKLHMYRSTIAAFRQMESAGVLPDLKSYCHIMEAYAKSGDSERVVELFRELQSTQLNFYSSPVCGQIYGILCKSLSESGRAFEALEYFQEMTKKGIILKDSSVYSSLICSFARMREVKVAEQLSEEAKSKRMLRDPEAYLKLVLMYVEEGQMEKTLGIVKAMKDSRLRIPDCIFCAIVNGYSKKRGFEAAVKVYEELISQGCEPGQVTYSSIINAYSQLELYSKAEMVFSEMEKRGLDKSVVAYSSIIVMYGRMGRVRDAMRALAKMKERGCEPNVWIYNSLMEIHGKAKNLRRVEKLWNEMKRRKVSADKISYTIIISAYGKAREFETCVRYYKEFRNNGGVIDRVMAGIMVGVFSKSNRIGDLLKLLQDMRSHGTEFDGRLYSSALAALRDAGLLVQAQWLQDCFTSKMNLNS; this is encoded by the coding sequence ATGACCATTTCCACTTGTTCAGACTGGTCTGTAGCTTGCATTAACTCTTGCAGGGATTCCCACAGATTTAATTTGATCCCAACCTGCAAAAGCCTTCCTTTTTTCTCTGTAACACGCCCAAGATTCTTAAACTTCGATGTTTACTCCTCGGGTTGCTCATCTCCAACATTAGAAGAGCCCTCCAATAGCTTGCCCATCATCGAGTTGAACCTCGAGTTTCCAGATTCCGAACGATGCCAAAAACCCGATTGTGgtaatttaaatgatattttacgTGGGTTGTTTGCAGATCCTCAAACCCAAGAACTCGCGTACGAATACTATGAAAAAGTTAAACAAAGGCCGGAATTTAGGCCTGAGAGATCGACGTTGAAGCATGTAATCAGGTATTTGTTAAGTTCAAGTAAATGGGGTCTGATTTTACAAGTTTGTGAAGATTTTAGGAATTATCAGGTGTTTCCGGATAGCACCACCTGTTCTAAATTGATTAGGAATTGCATTAGAGctagaaaattcaaaattgtcGAGACTTTGCTTCAAGATTCTAAAGCTAATGGTGAAGTCAGTGTCTCGGCCTTTGTTTCTGCAATGAGTGGCTATAACAAACTTCATATGTATCGGAGCACGATTGCAGCATTCAGGCAAATGGAATCTGCTGGCGTTCTTCcggatttgaaaagttattgCCATATCATGGAAGCTTATGCGAAATCCGGTGATTCTGAGAGAGTGGTTGAATTGTTTCGAGAACTTCAAAGTACGCAACTTAATTTCTATTCATCACCAGTCTGCGGTCAGATTTATGGAATTCTCTGCAAGTCTCTAAGCGAATCAGGAAGGGCTTTTGAAGCTCTCGAATACTTCCAAGAAATGACAAAGAAAGGGATAATCTTGAAGGATTCTTCGGTTTACTCTTCTCTGATATGTTCGTTTGCGAGAATGAGAGAAGTAAAGGTGGCCGAACAACTTTCGGAGGAAGCGAAAAGCAAAAGAATGTTGAGAGATCCTGAAGCGTACTTAAAACTCGTGTTGATGTATGTGGAAGAAGGGCAAATGGAGAAGACTCTGGGAATTGTTAAGGCAATGAAAGACTCGAGACTTAGAATTCCCGACTGCATATTCTGTGCAATTGTTAATGGCTACTCCAAGAAAAGAGGGTTTGAGGCCGCAGTTAAGGTTTATGAGGAGCTTATCTCGCAGGGATGTGAGCCAGGACAAGTTACCTATTCATCAATAATAAATGCCTACAGTCAACTTGAGCTATATTCAAAAGCAGAAATGGTATTTTCCGAGATGGAAAAGAGGGGTTTAGATAAATCTGTGGTAGCCTATTCCAGCATTATTGTAATGTATGGGAGGATGGGAAGAGTTAGAGATGCAATGAGGGCGTTGGCCAAGATGAAAGAAAGAGGATGTGAACCCAATGTATGGATTTACAACTCTCTGATGGAAATACATGGGAAGGCCAAGAATTTGAGGCGGGTTGAGAAGCTTTGGAACGAAATGAAACGAAGAAAGGTTTCTGCAGATAAGATAAGTTATACTATAATTATCAGTGCTTATGGTAAGGCTAGGGAGTTTGAGACATGTGTGAGATATTACAAAGAGTTCAGGAACAATGGAGGAGTCATTGATAGGGTGATGGCTGGAATCATGGTTGGAGTTTTTTCAAAGAGCAATCGGATTGGTGATTTGTTGAAGCTTTTGCAGGATATGAGATCTCATGGAACAGAGTTTGATGGCAGGCTTTATAGTTCTGCTTTGGCTGCATTAAGGGATGCTGGTTTGCTAGTGCAAGCCCAATGGTTGCAGGATTGCTTTACCTCCAAAATGAACCTAAATAGTTGA